The region GGAATTAGTTGCACCCATCAAATAAAATGAAGGGGAAAATGCGTTTAGATGTCCCCATGAAGCCAGGTTCAGACATCtgtatgaaaaacaaaaattgtaaagTCAAAATTGCAGACACAACCGGCTCCGGAGCCGCCTTTTTGTACACGCAGTAGCCTAGTCTGTTATACTGAAGGAAATATTGAAGGCGGCAATAGTTATCATTCCGTGTGGGAAATCACTGGTGGGTACGGGGACATCTTATTTCTTTTACCTATTTAGCACTACCAGCTTAACCTTAGTGATACAAAAATCAGTGAACACGTTTTCAGTGGGACAGTAGACTTGTACCTGTCCAGGAAGTTTACAATATTTGGGTTCTTCAGCTCCTTCATCACAAGAATTTCATTTATGATCAGTTCTTTCTTCGGCTGCTTCTGGAGGTTGATTTGTTTAATCGCAacctgtgggggaaaaaaaaaaaaaaaaacgtacaaaaAAACTGTCAAattacaaaagccataaccagcaCCCACTTCACATTTTATAGAAGGCATAGGTTTCAAATAAACAGCCCAGGCCATACTGTGGACTGCCGCAGAATGATGGTGTTGTATGAATAGATGCAATAGACTATGCACgtctttagtattttttttttctgcagaaaaacagCTGCAAATACTCGAGTGTTGGCAGAAAAAACAATGCGGAACACACACACTTTTTTAGCAACTTTTTTTCTACCCATTTATTTCGAATGAATGAAAAACGCTACAAAGACACtggaagaattgacacgctgcacaTATGAAAAAAAATGGTTTGATGGCTCAAATCCGCAAGCCAAAAATAAGCAGCAAACAGCGTGTGCATGAGGTTTCAGAAATTACATTCACTCTGCTGATACTGTAGAAAGCGGCTTTTTTAAAGGGAAAACAGAGTGTGAACAAGCCCATAATCTATGTTTTTTTTCTACAGGTTTAGTCTTACCTCTTGACCAGTGGCAACATCGATAGCAGTAAAGACAGTTCCAGAGGCGCTAAGAGGACAAGATAAATATGTCAGGGGTACAGTCCTGAGCTTAGCCAGTATTTGCCACATCAGATAGTGATTGGCAGTAAGCAACAtagatctctttaaccccttcacacctggGCGAAtttccattttcattttttcatctccttccaagagccacaaatttttttttacgtCCACATAACCACGagcgcttgttttttgcaggacgagtagtCCTTTTAAATGGCACCATTCATTCTATCACATGAtgcactggaaaaaaaaaactccaagtgcattgaattgttttttgggattttttagttaccataaaaaaaaaataataaataatttttttttttctgttgcagcTTTCTGAGACCCAATGTTTTAATTTTCCAGGATCTGGGGTTGTGTGAAGGCTTTTTTTTTGCGCCttcagctgatgtttttactgataccatttcggGCTAGATAAGAGGTTTTGATCCAGTTACTGCAATCTTGATgtggccaaaagaaaaaaaaacagaactctaccggttttgtttttttttttctcgttaagcaGTTTACAGATTAGattcattttatattttcatagatcggacATGAACATAGCGATACCAAATGCgtatttttttgtttgatttttattAGGGCCAAGAGGGGATAGAGGTGTGATTTgaaaatgcgttttttttttttcacatttaaattTTTTATAGCTttctactgtatttaatagtccccttaagggacttgaagctgcaattatCTGATCGCTTGTCCTAGCAGAACTGAAGcgctgctatgtatagcagaaatcacaatctcctatgaacaccagccacAGGCTGGCTTCACAAGCAATTCACACTAACAGGTACGGGGGGCCATCAGCAGACCACCGGCTGTCATGGCAACTGCTTGGTGCCCTGTGATCAAGTCAAGGGGGCACACTGATGGGTGGGTGGAATGATGTGCCCCGTAACGGTgcgtgttgcatgtcgtatgtcagattgacagtggcatttaacagatcAACACAGATCCTGAGAACTAAGGCTCCAAAATGTCTCATGCCTCCGGTCTTTTAATTCACTATGGACTGATGCCCATGTACAACATTTCGATGCAGAATGAATTCCGTCATAGTGCTACAGCCCCATTCTTGGGATCAGTGGTGGTCCACAGTTTAGGTGATACCCATTTTATTAGCCAACAAAACTGTTGTAGTAAGGGGATCTATAACCTTGTTGGTACATTTTGGTCAAACATAAGATTAtactttctactttacatcagaaattTGCAAATAAAATGGGAGAGCCCGGGGACTTCTATCTTAAGGACAGGACATAAGTCAGTGTCACAGTAGATCAACTTCTGAGACACCCAACCATGGGAGGACAGGAGGCCATGAAGGGTGACTAGACAATTCCTGCAGGCACTCCCACTTCAATAAAAGAATAATAAAGATCCTTACCCTTGACCAATCTTTTCATATCTGGTGTACTTCTTCTTCGGGTCACCTATGCTCACTATGGTTCCTGGAAAGACATAAGGCGGTGAGAACCAGAATACAAAAGAAGAATAGAAGTCTTATCCGTTTCTCATCTTCAAATTTTCTTACACAATGGGAAGACATTTTTTCTATGTCTAAATCATTAATTTCAGAGCATAAATAGGTAAGTTAGAACCATGCCATCTCAAAACCAGATTCAGAGTATACTGCACAGACAGCACAAGCAAACAATATGGAAGACAAAAAAGGTATTCATGTAATAAAACAAATCTGGTAGATTTGGGTCACATGGTAGCCATTGGGTCACAATGGAGAGAGCCGAGCATGTGGGACGCTGTTCCCAGAACAGGTGCAGGTCCCAGAGAAGTGACCGGCATCCATCAGACATTTAGATGTTACATAGGTTGACAGCCGTTCTTAAATCAGCAATATTTTTTATGGCTAAATTTACTGGTATATCCCCCATCACCATTAATTAACGCATATATACACAAACACATCTATAAAAGCTGCGCACAGCGACATATAACTCACGTAGCTTCTCCATGATCTCATCATCGCTCATCTTGGTCTTCTTCTTCTGCTTGTCCGCATTCCTTGCTGCGCTGTCAGCATCTCCAGCAGGGGGCGGTATTGGGTCAATTACAGATCGGGTATACATCTGGAGGGAAACCGATGAACACGTTTCTTACTTCTCCAAACTTCAGCCAAGCACCTATACCCTGCAGCCCTGCCACCAAGACGCCATACAGCAGGTGGAACATTTATTTTATCCGTCACACGATGGGGACATGCTTTCACGTTTGGAATAGGACAAGAGCGGTGAACAGGTGCCTCGTCTTTAATAGAGAGATGGTTGCAATTTCATATGGCTCAGCAGGTCCCAGAGGAGGGAGCCCCATTCATCAGGAATATCTGCCATATTAAATGGATGTGCCATAAAGGATTTTCAGAAGACAATTTAACCCTTTGAAAGCCATACGTTCAAGCCCAATTAAACTCATGGCTCGCTCTCAGTTCCTACCGATTTTGTATGTTCGGGTCGCGGAGCAATAACTGGAGGAACAGGATCATCGTCGTCATCATCCTCTGCGGTTCCTCTTGTAGGCTCAGATCCTTTAGCATTTGGctaggaagaaaaaaaagaaacatcaCGTATGTTCAAATATGCAGAGAAAAATCTGCGGTGCCTCACAGTACCAGCATTGTGGGAGTGATATTACAAAATGTCATCCACATAAtgcgcagaaaatctgcagcagaagATGACCGTCGCTGTGCGGCTGATATTTACATCACGTCAAAGAAGCTGCAGACCTTTCCCAGCAGACACGTGACTTCTGTAAGAAACCACTAAATCTGCTGCAGAAACCCCGAAGCAGACACATTTTGCATGGATACCTTTGACATTGAtagaattatttttattaatatttgtGGCAGTTTTGTGGGATGCATGTCAGACAGCCTCACAGCCAGCTATTTACACAGGTTGTATAGACTCCGTAACAGGTAAAGAAGTTTTAATCAGTATATAGAAACTTGATTTATTTTACATTTAGGAAGTGAAAggacaattattaaaaaaaattaaatgcaaAAGGTATCCATAGTCACGCAAGTCAGTAAATATCTGCAGACATGATGCCCGATGTGGAGGGTAGAGAAACTGAACTCCCCTTTAACCCTGTCATGTAAGCATAAAGGTGAAAATGTCCCGATACTTACTGCAGGTGACACGCCAGAAGGGAGGCCATCTTTATCTGAATAAACAACAAAAATGCTGTTAGGTGCAGTCAGCTGTGGAAGGAGTGGGGAATACTACAGGAAAGGTAGATTTGGCAGCTGCTCATTTTCCGTTTGGCAGAGAGGACGACATGTTACACCTGTGGTGCAGACCACTCACCTGGGGCGGAGAAGCTCAGGTATTTCTGTTTCGCGGTGTCCTTGGAGTCGTAGAACTTTAGCACGTCCAGCACGGCCTGTGGGTTCTTTTTCTGTTCGAGCTTGGTGATGTTTGAGGTCTGCAGCAGCCGTGCCCATTGCTCTGGCATTCCCTGCACAAAGCCACATGGAAAATGACATTGCTACATAACCGTCCATGGTACAGAGAACTGGAAATctgctttgtttaaccccttcccaacttaAGACCGTACcaggcagatgtcagctgtaatatacAGATGGAATCTGCCTGTAACTACAACGACAGGAAACCAGCCTAGTGGTTGGGAACGCCAATGAGCAGAGGAAACAGAGCTGTGCTCCTTTTTTTCCTCATAAATTGGTGGAGGTCCATGAGAGGAGATTGCCACCAGTCATGAAGTGATGGAATATCCTGATGATAGGCCATGACTTTATAGCATGGGAATTCTCCTTTACTGCAGTTTTGGGGGGAGCCTTTCCTTTTAAGTTCTTGTGCATGGACGTAAAGCCTACAGTGAATACTGAAGAGGGTAAGATACATCTTCCCGCTGGCATTATGGCATCTGGTCCTGGCAGACATGATTGATGTGTCTCTGTAAGCCCATTCTATGTGCAGTGATCACCCATATAACTTACGGTAAACTCTCCAGTCACGGCATCAAAGCCCACGTGTATAGTGTGCTCAAAGTCGGACGGCGGGGAGATCTCGGGACGTTCTTTCTTCTTACCCACTGTGATTACATAAAGAGGTAAACGTCTTACAAACTCATTAAAAATACAAATAAACATACATCCAAATAAGCTACTGTGATCACACACACAACAGTCCCCAATCTCAAGTTATCCACCAGGAGCAAATACATGTAAAATAACAATCAACCTGCAGCTacggggttaatttgcaggttaagagTGTTTTGATTCTGGCACCGTAAGCCCAGATGGCGGCAGCCCCAGTCTGTGTATAGAGAGACAGCAGTAACAGACCccgtcactgactgacagccggtatAGCATTAGAGCAGAGAATCGCTGGTTACTAAAAGATAGAACAGTAcctcttttaaaggggttgtccacttttatatttttaacttATTCAGACCCTTATAAAATAAACGAAGGAAGCAATGTTTGCTTGACTGACCACCTGCCACTCCTGTACTGAAGCGGCTTGGTCCCCTGCTGGTCTCTATTACTGCCGTGCCTATAGGGACAAGTGACCCCTGTGAGACTGGCTGAGCCGTCATTACCCCTGTGTGTTGAGAGTAATAAGAAGTTGATCCCAGCAGGGAACCCGGAAAGTGTCAGATTGGGAGTAGCAAGGTATTAGCAACATGAGTCAGGTTTATGTAATGtaagttttttttgtttcttttttttggcATTTACAGATATTCATCATGAAAAGAGACAGTCTCTGCTATATCTACATAAACCCTACATTGGCATTGTATATTTAAAACGGGTTGTCCAGTCAAGACAACTGTCTATCTGCTTTATGATTCCACTACCGAAGTCATAAAACGGAGGGATCCTGCATGACACAAACACCCCATACACAGCCAGATCTGTCTGTGATCCATGACGCCCCATATCCACCATGCAATACAATATAGCCCCCCATAGAGGAGTGACTGCTGCTCACGCATCCCCTGCCAGATCACAATGGAGGGAGGGTCCGATCCCTTCAGCGTGTTAGCGGATGTAAACTACTACAGCCCCTTATGTGCACATGTCCGCTCACCTTTCTCATTGTAAGAGAAGATGGAGATGATTTTGTTTCTGGAGGATTTCCTCTCTTCGGGGATCAGTGGCAGAGGCTTCAGGCTATGGTTGCTGGACAGAGGGTCTTTTGTCCCAGAGCTGAAGACGGCGCTGCTCATCCGCACTGGGGGGGCCGGAGGCTTATCTTCGAGCTCTCCATTATCAGACATGGTTTATGCAGCTGACAGAGACCTAAAgtggaaaaatatataaaatatacagtCTGTCACAATACTTTATACACTGACATGACACAGCAATAATACAAATCTTTGGCAAGTCAAAGTGACATAAAATGAGGTTTTTCACTTCAAGAAAATAAACAACAGAGCAGATGCTCCCCTGCCTGGGTCCAGTGCTGGCTCCCGGCTACTGCTCGAGTCGCAGCGTTTTGACTGCAGCGGTGACATCCACCTACTGTGTAGCTCCCATTaccgctgtagccaatcactgtgCTTGGGCAGCTCATGTTGCCTAACTCAGCGTCTGAGCTCCGCGGCCTACTACAGCGGTGACGGGAGCTGTCACTCCGAAGTCACTGCTGCAGTCAAAACACCAAGACCAGGGCAGCAGCTGTGAGACAGCCATGGACCAGGGGAGGGGGTTCAGCTCTGTTATGTTACAGCTTTTGGGGGTTCCTGAAAGTGGCAAAATCCCTTAAACCAAGCGTCAAGTAGTAAATGATGCAACCAGAGAATCTTCAGAACCGGCGATCATTCTGTCTGGCTCACATTACCAGTCATTAGGTTGACCAGAAGTCTAAAGGCCCCGTGCAAATTGGATCATTTAGCCGACCACCAACTCACCCAATCTCCCCATAAAAGAGGCGGCTCAGTTGAGATTTCCTGTGTTCTCTGCAAAATTCTCCCAGACAACGTCTTGTCTCAGCACTGGAGAAAAGGATCGGCCCTGAAATTCCAACAGCTGGATCCCCCTAGCACCAGCTATGGGAAAGGGGGTGGGGAAGAATTGGGAGGCCTCCATATAGATCAGACTATCGGACAACTATAGGctaatgcagtgttccccaactccggtcctcaagaaccaccaacaggtcatgttttcaggatttccttagtattagccAGGTGGTTATGGCAGtacctggacaggcaagaattccatcacctgtgcaatactaaggaaatcctgaaaacatgacctgttggtggctcttgaagacagaagttggggaacactggtctaatgtgtatgtgtgtggagTTCAGACGACTACAGTCTAATGCGTATGTGTGAGGGGGATCAGCACCCCATAGTCTAATTCGTATGTGTGAGGGGGATCAGCACCCCATAGTCTAACGCGCATGTGTGAGGGGATCGGCACCCCATAGTCTAAAGCGTATGTGTGAGGGGAGCGGCACCCCATAGTCTAATGCGCATGTGTGAGGGGATCGGCACCCCATAGTCTAAAGCGTATGTGTGAGGGGAGCGGCACCCCATAGTCTAAAGCATATGTGTGAGGGGATCGGCACCCCATAGTCTAATGCGCATGTGTGAGGGGATCAGCACCCCATAGTCTAATGCGCATGTGTGAGGGGATCGGCACCCCATAGTCTAAAGCGTATGTGTGAGGGGAGCGGCACCCCATAGTCTAAAGCATATGTGTGAGGGGAGCGGCACCCCATAGTCTAATGCGCATGTGTGAGGGGATCGGCACCCCATAGTCTAATGCGTATGTGTGAGGGGATCAGCaccttagtctaatgtgtatgtgtgaaggggtcacatgactacagtctaatgtgtatgcgtGAGGGAGAGGGGGGTGGAATCAACCCCCTAAAGTCTAATGCGAATGTCTGAGGGGGATCAACCCCCTATAGTTTAATGTGTATATGTGAGGGGATTGGCACCCTATAGTCTAATGTGTATATGTGAGGGAATCAACCCCctatagtctaatgtgtatgtgtgAGGGGATCGGCCCCTCCACGGCTTCCAAGTAACCACTTAGCAGATACTGAACATTTTAAGGTTTTCTGACATCAACATATAGATTCAATTCATTCCCTAAAATAACAGTGCATTGAGACGTGCCAATTTCA is a window of Ranitomeya variabilis isolate aRanVar5 chromosome 2, aRanVar5.hap1, whole genome shotgun sequence DNA encoding:
- the PAK2 gene encoding serine/threonine-protein kinase PAK 2 encodes the protein MSDNGELEDKPPAPPVRMSSAVFSSGTKDPLSSNHSLKPLPLIPEERKSSRNKIISIFSYNEKVGKKKERPEISPPSDFEHTIHVGFDAVTGEFTGMPEQWARLLQTSNITKLEQKKNPQAVLDVLKFYDSKDTAKQKYLSFSAPDKDGLPSGVSPAPNAKGSEPTRGTAEDDDDDDPVPPVIAPRPEHTKSMYTRSVIDPIPPPAGDADSAARNADKQKKKTKMSDDEIMEKLRTIVSIGDPKKKYTRYEKIGQGASGTVFTAIDVATGQEVAIKQINLQKQPKKELIINEILVMKELKNPNIVNFLDSFLVGDELFVVMEYLAGGSLTDVVTETCMDEAQIAAVCRECLQALEFLHANQVIHRDIKSDNVLLGMDGSVKLTDFGFCAQITPEQSKRSTMVGTPYWMAPEVVTRKAYGPKVDIWSLGIMAIEMVEGEPPYLNENPLRALYLIATNGTPELQNPEKLSPIFRDFLNRSLEMDVEKRGSARDLLQHPFLKLAKPLSSLTPLILAAKEAMKGNR